The following are from one region of the Halorussus rarus genome:
- a CDS encoding hydantoinase/oxoprolinase family protein codes for MTGEVRVGADVGGTFTDVVLLAGDGELVTAKVPTTDDQSEGVLEGVRRACAKADLDPGDVDVFSHAMTVSTNALLEGEGARTALVTTEGFRDVLEIGRQDRPALYDLDAEKPDPLVPRRRRFEVAERATPDGVERAVEESEVRALADDIRDSGAESVAVSLLHAYAEPGNERVVAEVLRDELDVPVSASHEVLAAFREYERTATTAVDAYVTPKIDDYLGRLVERAGDAGVPAPLVMQSNGGIADAATVREHAVTTCLSGPAAGVVGADATARGAAADAEGADAPTESASEARDLVTFDMGGTSSDVSLVRDGEVERTTEAEIGDRPVGVPMVDVTTVGAGGGSLAWVDDGGALRVGPESAGADPGPACYGRGGTDPTVTDANVVLGYLGGDTALGGELSLDVDAAREALADLAEQADLAGPVEAARGVYRVANASMTRAVRAVTVERGHDPRAFALAAFGGAGPMHAAALADHLDVERVVVPRACGVLSAFGLLAADETRDAVRTHRASLADADSDEIEAVLADLADEARGDLRNPDAAAVDRRADLRYAGQSFELSVAVGEPFDPEAVAERFHAAHETTYGYRMNEAVDLVGLRVSATVARETPAVAYEHSGEARVGEREADFGDGFRETPVYRREALPAGESFAGPAICEQADSTVVVPPGWRASVRDDGTLVLSRDRRGSSTDEEGAR; via the coding sequence CACCGCGAAGGTCCCGACTACCGACGACCAGAGCGAGGGGGTCCTGGAGGGCGTCCGGAGGGCGTGCGCGAAGGCCGACCTCGACCCCGGCGACGTCGACGTCTTCTCCCACGCGATGACCGTCTCGACGAACGCACTGCTCGAGGGCGAGGGCGCCAGGACCGCGCTGGTCACCACCGAGGGGTTCCGCGACGTGCTCGAGATCGGCCGCCAGGACCGGCCCGCGCTGTACGACCTGGACGCCGAGAAGCCCGACCCGCTGGTCCCCCGGCGACGGCGCTTCGAGGTGGCCGAGCGCGCGACTCCCGACGGCGTCGAGCGCGCGGTCGAGGAGAGCGAGGTCCGGGCGCTCGCCGACGACATCCGGGACAGCGGCGCCGAGAGCGTCGCGGTCTCGCTGCTCCACGCCTACGCCGAACCGGGCAACGAGCGGGTCGTCGCCGAGGTGCTGCGCGACGAACTCGACGTCCCGGTCTCGGCGTCCCACGAGGTGCTGGCGGCGTTCCGTGAGTACGAGCGCACCGCCACGACCGCGGTCGACGCCTACGTGACCCCGAAGATAGACGACTACCTCGGCCGACTGGTCGAGCGCGCCGGGGACGCCGGGGTACCGGCCCCGCTCGTGATGCAGTCGAACGGCGGCATCGCCGACGCCGCCACCGTCCGCGAGCACGCCGTGACGACCTGCCTCTCCGGCCCCGCTGCGGGGGTCGTCGGCGCGGACGCAACCGCGAGGGGAGCGGCCGCGGACGCCGAAGGCGCGGACGCCCCGACCGAATCGGCGTCCGAGGCGCGGGACCTGGTCACCTTCGACATGGGCGGCACCTCCAGCGACGTGAGCCTCGTCCGGGACGGCGAGGTCGAGCGCACCACCGAGGCCGAGATCGGCGACCGTCCCGTGGGCGTCCCGATGGTGGACGTGACCACGGTGGGTGCGGGCGGCGGGAGCCTCGCGTGGGTCGACGACGGCGGCGCGCTCCGGGTCGGCCCCGAATCGGCGGGCGCCGATCCCGGTCCGGCGTGCTACGGCCGCGGCGGCACCGACCCCACCGTCACCGACGCGAACGTCGTGCTGGGCTATCTGGGCGGGGACACCGCGCTGGGCGGCGAACTCTCGCTCGACGTCGACGCCGCCCGCGAGGCACTCGCCGACCTCGCCGAGCAAGCGGACCTCGCGGGACCGGTCGAGGCCGCCCGCGGCGTCTACCGGGTGGCCAACGCCAGCATGACCCGGGCGGTCCGGGCGGTCACGGTCGAGCGCGGCCACGACCCCCGGGCGTTCGCGCTGGCGGCGTTCGGCGGCGCGGGGCCGATGCACGCCGCCGCGCTCGCCGACCACCTCGACGTCGAGCGGGTGGTCGTCCCGCGGGCCTGCGGGGTCCTCTCGGCGTTCGGCCTGCTCGCGGCCGACGAGACCCGCGACGCGGTCCGGACCCACCGCGCCTCGCTCGCCGACGCCGATTCGGACGAGATCGAGGCGGTCCTCGCGGACCTGGCGGACGAAGCCCGAGGCGACCTCCGGAACCCCGACGCCGCCGCGGTCGACCGCCGCGCCGACCTGCGGTACGCCGGCCAGAGCTTCGAGCTGTCGGTGGCGGTCGGCGAGCCGTTCGACCCCGAGGCGGTCGCCGAGCGGTTCCACGCGGCCCACGAGACGACCTACGGCTACCGGATGAACGAGGCGGTCGACCTCGTCGGTCTGCGAGTGAGCGCGACCGTCGCGCGCGAGACGCCCGCGGTCGCCTACGAGCACTCGGGCGAGGCCCGGGTCGGGGAGCGCGAGGCCGACTTCGGGGACGGGTTCCGCGAGACGCCGGTCTACCGCCGGGAGGCGCTGCCGGCGGGCGAGTCGTTCGCCGGGCCCGCGATCTGCGAGCAGGCCGACAGCACCGTGGTCGTCCCGCCGGGGTGGCGGGCGTCGGTCCGCGACGACGGGACGCTGGTGCTGTCGAGGGATCGGCGAGGCAGTAGTACCGACGAGGAGGGAGCGCGATGA
- a CDS encoding hydantoinase B/oxoprolinase family protein has translation MTAAADIDSVELEILRNQLESVAEEMGQVLIRGAYSPNIKERQDCSTALFDAEGRLVAQAEHIPVHLGAMPEAVDAVLDCDPEPGDTFVVNDPFAGGTHLPDVTLVSPLAPEVAADAGSREEVAIGDEQIVGYAVSRAHHADVGGMTPGSMPAGAREIYQEGLRLPPVRLVAGGEVNEDVRDLLLANVRTPDERRADLRAQLAANDRAEERLGDLLADHGDRLLAAFDAVIDYSRERVESEIADLPDGEYAATDVLEGDGVTDDDIPIEATVTVEGSSLAVDFAGTADQVAGNLNAPLAVAKSAVYFVVRCATDPGIPPNHGCYAPVSVSAPEGSLLNPRPPAAVVGGNVETSQRVTDVAFRALAEAVPERVPAEGQGTMNNLIIGGRDGDFTYYETVGGGFGARPASDGMDGVQVGMTNTLNTPVEALEAEYPLRVDRYALRPDTGGAGEYRGGLGLERAVTVETSATVSLLTERRRHAPKGLDGGQSGALGENRVDGERVGAKATVEVEPGTTVAVLTPGGGGRGDPADRDPGAREADRVDEKVTGDE, from the coding sequence ATGACCGCCGCCGCCGACATCGACTCCGTCGAGCTCGAGATTCTGCGGAATCAACTCGAGAGCGTCGCCGAGGAGATGGGACAGGTGCTGATTCGCGGGGCGTACTCGCCCAACATCAAGGAGCGCCAGGACTGCTCGACCGCGCTGTTCGACGCCGAGGGCCGGCTGGTCGCCCAGGCCGAGCACATCCCGGTCCACCTCGGCGCGATGCCCGAGGCGGTCGACGCCGTCCTCGACTGCGACCCCGAACCCGGCGACACCTTCGTCGTCAACGACCCCTTCGCGGGCGGGACCCACCTGCCGGACGTGACGCTGGTCTCGCCGCTCGCGCCCGAAGTGGCGGCCGACGCCGGTTCTCGCGAGGAGGTCGCCATCGGAGACGAGCAGATCGTCGGGTACGCGGTCTCCCGCGCCCACCACGCCGACGTCGGCGGGATGACGCCCGGCAGCATGCCCGCGGGCGCGCGAGAAATCTATCAGGAGGGCCTGCGCCTGCCGCCGGTCCGACTCGTCGCGGGCGGCGAGGTGAACGAGGACGTGCGCGACCTGCTGCTGGCGAACGTCCGGACGCCCGACGAGCGGCGGGCCGACCTCCGTGCCCAGCTGGCCGCCAACGACCGGGCCGAGGAGCGGCTGGGCGACCTGCTGGCCGACCACGGCGACCGGCTGCTCGCGGCGTTCGACGCCGTCATCGACTACTCCCGCGAGCGGGTCGAGTCGGAGATCGCGGACCTGCCCGACGGCGAGTACGCGGCCACCGACGTCCTCGAAGGCGACGGCGTCACGGACGACGACATCCCGATCGAGGCCACCGTCACCGTCGAGGGCTCCTCGCTCGCGGTCGACTTCGCGGGCACCGCCGACCAGGTGGCGGGCAACCTCAACGCGCCGCTGGCGGTCGCCAAGAGCGCGGTCTACTTCGTCGTCCGGTGCGCGACCGACCCCGGGATTCCGCCGAACCACGGGTGCTACGCCCCGGTCTCGGTCAGCGCGCCCGAGGGGTCCCTGTTGAACCCGAGACCGCCCGCCGCGGTCGTCGGGGGCAACGTCGAGACCAGCCAGCGCGTCACCGACGTCGCGTTCCGCGCGCTGGCCGAGGCGGTGCCCGAGCGCGTGCCCGCCGAGGGGCAGGGCACGATGAACAACCTGATCATCGGGGGCCGTGACGGTGACTTCACTTACTACGAGACCGTCGGCGGCGGCTTCGGCGCCCGCCCGGCGTCGGACGGCATGGACGGCGTCCAGGTCGGGATGACCAACACGCTCAACACCCCCGTCGAGGCCCTCGAAGCCGAGTACCCCCTGCGGGTCGACCGCTACGCGCTCCGGCCCGACACCGGCGGCGCGGGCGAGTACCGCGGCGGCCTCGGGCTCGAACGCGCGGTCACGGTCGAGACGAGCGCGACGGTCTCGCTGCTCACCGAGCGCCGGCGACACGCGCCGAAGGGCCTCGACGGCGGCCAATCGGGCGCGCTCGGCGAGAACCGCGTCGACGGCGAGCGCGTCGGCGCGAAGGCCACCGTCGAGGTCGAGCCCGGGACCACCGTCGCGGTGCTGACCCCCGGCGGGGGCGGGCGCGGCGACCCGGCCGACCGCGACCCCGGAGCGCGCGAGGCCGACCGGGTGGACGAGAAAGTGACCGGCGACGAGTGA
- a CDS encoding DUF4129 domain-containing protein → MDRDTVRPVVLALLAVVAIGFAAATLDSAVRTDSGGFGFGSPSSDAGAPEGGQPSIGLGNRSSPPAGGGSLLDVPCYAFLDSWWAITAIVGVFGLGAYVAFRRLGGVGVVAYAGPVGIPLLFAHAVLTSCTQPLPKVSQSMFGGNMTLVPEGGSGVPGGATGTSVTDPSFLLMAGLGVALLAAVALLFVSSSGDDSDEEFAEPDTAEDVRAVGRAAGEAADRIEDATDVDNEVFRAWREMTDHLRVSNPASSTPAEFAAAAVDAGMAREDVDRLTALFEEVRYGGEAPTEEREQQALDALRRIEREYAGTEPGDANRGGNTDSEGRTGPDGDAGSDADDGGDAA, encoded by the coding sequence GTGGACCGTGACACCGTACGCCCCGTCGTCCTCGCGCTGCTCGCAGTCGTCGCCATCGGCTTCGCGGCGGCGACGCTCGACTCGGCCGTCCGGACCGACTCGGGCGGGTTCGGCTTCGGTTCGCCGAGCTCCGACGCGGGCGCACCCGAGGGCGGCCAGCCCAGCATCGGGCTGGGGAACCGGTCGTCGCCGCCCGCCGGCGGCGGCTCGCTGCTGGACGTCCCCTGCTACGCGTTCCTCGACTCGTGGTGGGCCATCACCGCCATCGTCGGGGTCTTCGGGCTCGGCGCGTACGTCGCCTTCCGCCGGCTCGGGGGCGTCGGCGTCGTCGCCTACGCCGGCCCGGTGGGCATCCCGCTGCTGTTCGCCCACGCCGTCCTGACGAGCTGCACCCAACCGCTGCCGAAGGTCAGCCAGTCGATGTTCGGCGGCAACATGACGCTCGTGCCGGAGGGCGGCAGCGGCGTGCCCGGCGGCGCCACCGGGACGAGCGTCACCGACCCCTCGTTCCTGCTGATGGCGGGCCTCGGCGTCGCGCTGCTCGCCGCGGTCGCGCTGCTGTTCGTCTCCTCCTCGGGCGACGACTCCGACGAGGAGTTCGCCGAACCCGACACCGCCGAGGACGTGCGCGCCGTCGGCCGGGCCGCGGGCGAGGCCGCCGACCGCATCGAGGACGCCACCGACGTGGACAACGAGGTGTTCCGCGCGTGGCGCGAGATGACCGACCACCTCCGGGTCAGCAACCCCGCCTCGAGCACGCCCGCGGAGTTCGCCGCGGCCGCGGTCGACGCGGGCATGGCCCGCGAGGACGTCGACCGGCTCACCGCGCTGTTCGAGGAGGTCCGGTACGGCGGCGAGGCGCCGACCGAGGAGCGCGAACAGCAGGCCCTCGACGCGCTGCGTCGCATCGAACGCGAGTACGCCGGTACCGAGCCGGGCGACGCTAATCGGGGCGGAAACACCGATTCGGAGGGACGCACCGGTCCGGACGGAGACGCCGGTTCGGACGCCGACGACGGAGGTGACGCCGCGTGA
- a CDS encoding DUF7269 family protein, giving the protein MTDDNDHPILTVVGVVAVALGLLMAFVPGFAAAVGTGYAAVTAVGLLALVQGLRVARARQAAEVEAAETPDVETVESVPTPGEEFDRTVAELRSGPRRMLVRERSDLRDTLREAAVTAVADRDNCSPERARERIAAGTWTDDPHAAAFLGGDDAPSPPLLDRLRLAASTESRNQHRIRRTADAVARAAGVAPDDEASSDGPDDDGTGSRGSRTEGWLSRLRSWRTDTGGPGDAPSPDADAASAGTESADRGGSTPDAERATEADRGGAEPADADRRTEAEA; this is encoded by the coding sequence GTGACCGACGACAACGACCATCCGATTCTGACCGTCGTCGGCGTGGTCGCGGTCGCGCTCGGCCTGCTGATGGCGTTCGTCCCCGGCTTCGCCGCGGCCGTCGGCACCGGCTACGCCGCCGTGACCGCGGTGGGTCTGCTCGCGCTGGTCCAGGGGCTCCGGGTCGCCCGGGCCCGCCAGGCCGCCGAGGTCGAGGCCGCCGAGACGCCCGACGTCGAGACCGTCGAGTCGGTGCCGACGCCGGGCGAGGAGTTCGACCGGACCGTCGCCGAACTCCGGTCGGGGCCCCGACGGATGCTCGTCCGCGAGCGGTCGGACCTCCGGGACACGCTCAGGGAGGCCGCGGTCACGGCGGTCGCCGACCGGGACAACTGCTCGCCCGAGCGGGCCCGCGAGCGCATCGCGGCCGGGACGTGGACCGACGACCCCCACGCCGCGGCGTTCCTCGGCGGCGACGACGCGCCGTCGCCCCCGCTGCTCGACAGGCTGCGGCTCGCGGCCAGCACCGAGTCGCGCAACCAGCACCGCATCCGCCGGACCGCCGACGCCGTCGCCCGGGCCGCGGGCGTCGCCCCGGACGACGAGGCGTCGAGCGACGGCCCGGACGACGACGGCACCGGGTCGAGGGGCTCCCGGACCGAGGGCTGGCTGTCGCGCCTCCGGTCGTGGCGGACCGACACCGGCGGACCGGGCGACGCGCCGTCCCCGGACGCGGACGCCGCGTCCGCCGGGACCGAATCGGCTGACCGCGGCGGCTCGACCCCGGACGCAGAGCGGGCGACCGAGGCCGACCGAGGCGGAGCCGAACCGGCCGACGCCGACCGTCGAACGGAGGCCGAAGCGTGA
- a CDS encoding DUF58 domain-containing protein, translated as MKSIRRTRRWKGVSAVALLAGGLGVLFSRPLVLLSGVVGVAFAAYARTAGTPEVDLDVTRTVSDDEPLPGDEVRVRVVVENVGDAMLADVRLVDGVPDALPVTDGSARLGTALRPGKTASFTYTVEAERGEHEFDPVTAVVRDFSGAVEVETAVECETTLRCVPKLGTTVDVPLRAQTTQYTGRVTTDTGGSGVEFHATREYRPGDPLSRVDWNRLARTGELTTVEFREERAASVVVVVDTREQAYLARGESERNAVQFGVDAAGKMVTKLLDAGDRVGLASFGPADCWLAPGAGTDHQARARDLLATHPAFAPTPSDEMFYPVTRLKQLRKRLPAASQVVFVTPLCDEFGPEVARRLDAQDHLVTVVSPDPTATATAGQRFARTQRSQRVSELRGAGVRVVDWDVDETLGVALARTARVAGGGA; from the coding sequence GTGAAGTCGATCCGCCGGACCCGCCGGTGGAAGGGCGTGAGCGCGGTCGCGCTGCTGGCCGGCGGGCTCGGCGTGCTGTTCAGTCGACCGCTGGTGCTGCTGTCGGGCGTCGTCGGGGTCGCGTTCGCGGCCTACGCCCGGACCGCGGGCACGCCCGAGGTCGACCTCGACGTGACACGGACCGTCAGCGACGACGAACCGCTGCCCGGCGACGAGGTCCGGGTCCGGGTGGTCGTCGAGAACGTCGGCGACGCGATGCTGGCAGACGTCCGCCTCGTCGACGGGGTACCAGACGCCCTGCCGGTGACCGACGGCTCGGCCCGGCTCGGGACCGCGCTCCGGCCGGGGAAGACGGCATCTTTCACGTACACCGTCGAGGCCGAGCGCGGCGAGCACGAGTTCGACCCCGTGACCGCCGTCGTCCGGGACTTCAGCGGGGCCGTCGAGGTCGAGACCGCAGTCGAGTGCGAGACGACGCTCCGGTGCGTCCCGAAGCTCGGGACGACCGTCGACGTGCCCCTGCGCGCCCAGACCACCCAGTACACCGGCCGGGTCACGACCGACACCGGCGGGTCGGGCGTCGAGTTCCACGCCACCCGGGAGTACCGCCCGGGCGACCCGCTCTCGCGGGTCGACTGGAACCGGCTCGCGCGCACGGGCGAGCTCACCACCGTCGAGTTCCGCGAGGAGCGGGCCGCCAGCGTGGTCGTGGTCGTCGACACCCGCGAGCAGGCGTACCTCGCGCGCGGCGAGAGCGAGCGCAACGCGGTCCAGTTCGGCGTCGACGCCGCGGGCAAGATGGTCACGAAGCTGCTCGACGCGGGCGACCGCGTGGGGCTGGCGTCGTTCGGGCCCGCGGACTGCTGGCTGGCGCCGGGCGCGGGCACCGACCACCAGGCCCGGGCGCGCGACCTGCTGGCGACCCACCCTGCGTTCGCGCCGACGCCCTCGGACGAGATGTTCTACCCGGTCACGCGGCTGAAGCAGCTCCGCAAGCGGCTGCCCGCCGCCTCGCAGGTGGTGTTCGTCACGCCGCTGTGCGACGAGTTCGGCCCGGAGGTCGCCCGCCGGCTCGACGCCCAGGACCACCTCGTGACCGTAGTGAGCCCGGACCCGACCGCGACGGCGACCGCCGGACAGCGGTTCGCCCGGACCCAGCGGAGTCAGCGCGTCTCCGAGCTCCGGGGGGCCGGCGTCCGGGTCGTCGACTGGGACGTCGACGAGACGCTGGGCGTGGCGCTGGCCCGGACCGCCCGGGTCGCGGGAGGTGGCGCGTGA